One stretch of Rhodoferax lithotrophicus DNA includes these proteins:
- the kdsA gene encoding 3-deoxy-8-phosphooctulonate synthase, whose protein sequence is MKLCGFDIGLHQPFFLIAGPCVIESEQLQMDTAGTLKEITQSLGIPFIFKSSFDKANRSSGSTFRGPGLEKGLEILAKIKRELGLPVLTDIHSEEQIAQVASVVDVLQTPAFLCRQTDFIRAVAQSGKPVNIKKGQFLAPGDMKNVIDKARAAAREKGLDEDNFMACERGACFGYNNLVSDMRSLAIMRETGAPVVFDATHSVQLPGGQGTSSGGQREMVPVLARAAVAVGVAGLFMETHPDPAKAMSDGPNAVPLKHMKALLETLLALDQVTKRHAFLEDNFSA, encoded by the coding sequence ATGAAACTCTGCGGTTTTGACATTGGCTTGCACCAGCCCTTTTTTCTGATTGCAGGCCCCTGCGTGATCGAATCCGAGCAGCTGCAAATGGATACCGCAGGCACCCTGAAAGAAATCACCCAAAGCCTGGGCATCCCGTTCATCTTCAAAAGCAGTTTCGACAAAGCCAACCGCTCCAGTGGCAGCACCTTCCGCGGTCCCGGTCTTGAAAAAGGTCTGGAAATTCTGGCCAAGATCAAGCGTGAGTTGGGCCTGCCCGTGCTGACCGACATTCACAGCGAAGAGCAAATTGCCCAAGTGGCATCCGTGGTAGACGTACTTCAAACTCCGGCTTTTTTGTGCCGTCAAACCGACTTTATCCGTGCCGTGGCGCAATCGGGCAAACCAGTGAACATCAAAAAGGGTCAGTTCCTGGCCCCTGGCGACATGAAAAACGTGATCGACAAAGCCCGTGCTGCCGCCCGAGAAAAAGGCCTGGATGAAGACAACTTCATGGCCTGCGAACGCGGTGCCTGCTTTGGTTACAACAACCTGGTGAGTGACATGCGCTCACTGGCCATCATGCGTGAAACCGGTGCACCGGTGGTGTTTGATGCCACCCACTCTGTCCAGTTGCCTGGCGGTCAGGGCACCAGCAGTGGCGGGCAACGTGAAATGGTGCCGGTGCTGGCCCGTGCCGCCGTTGCAGTGGGTGTGGCCGGACTATTTATGGAAACCCATCCAGATCCCGCCAAAGCCATGAGTGATGGCCCCAATGCCGTGCCACTGAAACACATGAAAGCCTTGCTGGAGACATTGCTGGCCCTGGATCAGGTCACCAAGCGGCATGCTTTCCTGGAAGACAATTTTTCCGCCTGA
- the recD gene encoding exodeoxyribonuclease V subunit alpha, which yields MQTPGHSPSPTPNVLGLLEGLCATQALPFTTLDLAFARYLQSAQPSGDPHHDWLAALVSYQFGRGHACLDLDLLRHSGVSALGWDSRLQAVLPDDLAAAAASLPWAKGAGSPLVLDGPRLYLRRNWQAEQAIRNSILVRLSQPCPVPDTLAQALDSLFASPAKGDDSTAPDWQKVACALAARQRFTLITGGPGTGKTTTVVRLLALLQSQSTRPLRMALAAPTGKAAARLGESIARAVQQLPRVMQLHIPTQAQTLHKLLQVRAAVQATPPPALALDLVVVDEASMIDLELMARLLAAVPHSASLILLGDKDQLASVEAGAVMGQLCEGASAGNYPPDTVAWVHAVTGQDISAWAGNGSALARQTVMLRHSHRFAASSQIGKWAAAVNAGDRPAVAGLWDTTPPWHAQVVQSVTRLEPQGFDAPLTALVRAGWLDWRMQLQVLGEQVCSDTQALTLLQALAHFQVLCALREGPWGVQMLNRAIARALGFATEGWYAGRPVMVTRNDYNLKLMNGDIGLCLPTTSGLRVAFATASADGSNGVRWVLPSRLDAVETVFAMTVHKSQGSEFEHVALLLPERIAPVLTRELLYTGITRAKAQLTLVVPQAGVLRQAVAQKILRSGGLGDAFLASECDPMA from the coding sequence ATGCAGACTCCTGGCCATTCCCCATCTCCAACACCAAACGTCCTCGGGCTGCTGGAGGGGCTGTGTGCCACGCAAGCTTTGCCCTTCACCACGCTAGACCTGGCCTTTGCCCGTTATCTGCAAAGCGCCCAGCCCAGCGGCGACCCGCATCACGACTGGCTGGCGGCGCTGGTCAGCTACCAGTTCGGGCGCGGGCATGCCTGTCTTGACCTGGACTTGTTGCGTCACAGCGGCGTGTCGGCCCTGGGCTGGGACAGTCGCTTGCAAGCCGTGTTGCCGGATGATCTGGCCGCAGCGGCAGCCAGCCTGCCGTGGGCGAAGGGCGCAGGCAGCCCGCTGGTGCTGGACGGCCCACGGCTCTACCTGCGGCGCAATTGGCAGGCAGAACAAGCCATTCGCAACTCCATCCTGGTGCGCCTGAGCCAACCTTGCCCGGTGCCCGACACACTGGCGCAGGCACTGGATAGTCTGTTTGCCAGTCCCGCCAAGGGTGATGACAGCACCGCGCCGGACTGGCAAAAGGTGGCCTGTGCGCTGGCGGCACGGCAGCGCTTCACCCTCATCACCGGCGGGCCAGGCACTGGCAAAACCACCACCGTGGTGCGGCTGTTGGCGTTGTTGCAATCGCAATCCACACGCCCCTTACGTATGGCGCTGGCTGCGCCCACGGGTAAGGCGGCAGCGCGGCTGGGTGAGTCGATTGCGCGGGCGGTGCAGCAGTTGCCGCGTGTCATGCAGTTACATATTCCCACCCAGGCGCAAACCTTGCACAAACTGCTGCAAGTACGCGCCGCTGTACAGGCCACGCCACCACCCGCACTGGCACTGGATCTGGTGGTGGTGGACGAGGCTTCGATGATCGACCTGGAGCTGATGGCCCGCCTGCTGGCCGCGGTGCCGCACTCGGCCAGTCTGATCCTGCTGGGTGACAAAGATCAACTGGCCTCGGTTGAAGCCGGGGCGGTGATGGGGCAGTTGTGCGAGGGCGCAAGTGCGGGCAATTACCCGCCCGATACGGTGGCCTGGGTGCATGCCGTGACGGGCCAGGATATCAGCGCCTGGGCGGGCAACGGGTCGGCATTGGCCCGGCAAACCGTGATGCTGCGTCACAGTCACCGGTTTGCCGCTAGCAGTCAGATTGGCAAATGGGCTGCAGCGGTGAACGCGGGAGATCGCCCGGCGGTAGCCGGGTTATGGGACACCACGCCGCCCTGGCATGCCCAGGTGGTGCAGAGCGTGACCCGGCTGGAGCCGCAAGGTTTTGATGCACCCTTGACCGCGTTGGTGCGCGCCGGCTGGCTGGACTGGCGCATGCAGTTGCAGGTCCTGGGTGAACAGGTGTGTAGCGACACCCAAGCGCTGACGCTGTTGCAGGCGTTAGCCCATTTTCAAGTCTTGTGTGCGCTGCGCGAAGGGCCTTGGGGCGTGCAGATGTTGAACCGTGCCATTGCGCGTGCGCTGGGTTTTGCCACTGAGGGCTGGTACGCCGGGCGGCCGGTGATGGTCACACGCAACGACTACAACCTGAAGCTGATGAATGGTGACATTGGCCTGTGCCTGCCCACGACCAGCGGGCTGCGGGTGGCGTTTGCGACGGCCAGTGCAGACGGCAGTAACGGTGTGCGCTGGGTGTTGCCGAGTCGGTTGGACGCGGTGGAAACCGTGTTTGCCATGACGGTGCACAAGTCGCAGGGCTCAGAGTTTGAGCATGTGGCGCTGTTGTTGCCAGAGCGTATTGCCCCGGTGCTGACACGCGAACTGCTCTACACCGGCATCACCCGTGCGAAAGCTCAACTGACCTTGGTGGTGCCGCAAGCTGGAGTGTTGCGACAGGCAGTGGCGCAGAAAATTTTGCGCAGTGGTGGCTTGGGGGATGCTTTTCTGGCCAGTGAATGTGACCCGATGGCATGA
- a CDS encoding methyl-accepting chemotaxis protein produces the protein MPTKPTTTLKIKALTLTAVIVLIAFTLTIGLLTYQATTMQKEMVLQYTGQLAKTQASQAAAHIEVALNAADTLSNTLSGIKSVNLTSRTAADALLKSVLEGNPSFLGVWTCWEPNAFDGKDAEYADKPGHDATGRFIPYWNRGAGSTAVEALVDYDKPGAGDYYLLAKQSGETTLIEPYVYKVGGKDIVMTTVAVPIKVNGKFVGVVGIDLPLDGFQSVISKIRPYETGFASLISNSGLYVGDVDEKNVGKDMGTSERAVMVKAAIKAGQEYEAHYFNEQLHTDVTSIYVPVHIGALKSVWSFAATVPDDKALAGVKKQRYVAVLLGLLSVIAVSVGLNFLISRLVLRPLGGEPADAAAIAARVAQGNLIGTIQLGNNDASSLMAQLKHMQDNLARVVTTVRQGSHGVATASAEIAQGNQDLSARTESQASALEQTAASMEELSATVKQNADNARQANELAKSASSIAGEGGEVMGQVINTMKGINDSSRKIADIIGVIDGIAFQTNILALNAAVEAARAGEQGRGFAVVASEVRSLAGRSAEAAKEIKRLINDSEAQVDQGSALVDKAGSTMVTLVSAIKRVTDIMGEISAASSEQAQGVAQVGEAVTQMDQVTQQNAALVEQMAAAASSLQNQANELVNSMAVFTVSDDSGSGLTASAPVPVHLLGRNV, from the coding sequence ATGCCAACCAAGCCGACCACCACGCTAAAAATCAAAGCTCTGACGCTAACGGCGGTCATTGTTTTGATTGCGTTCACATTGACCATTGGGTTGCTGACCTACCAGGCCACCACCATGCAAAAAGAAATGGTTCTTCAATACACAGGACAACTCGCCAAAACCCAGGCCAGTCAGGCTGCTGCGCACATTGAAGTGGCGCTCAATGCGGCCGACACGTTGTCCAATACATTGAGTGGAATCAAGTCCGTCAATTTGACCAGTCGAACAGCGGCGGATGCACTGCTGAAAAGCGTTTTGGAAGGCAACCCCAGTTTTCTGGGCGTTTGGACCTGCTGGGAACCCAACGCGTTCGACGGCAAGGATGCCGAGTACGCCGATAAACCAGGCCACGATGCGACGGGTCGCTTTATTCCTTACTGGAACCGGGGTGCAGGAAGTACTGCGGTTGAAGCTCTGGTGGACTACGACAAACCAGGCGCCGGTGACTATTACTTGCTGGCCAAACAGTCTGGCGAGACCACGTTGATTGAGCCCTATGTCTACAAGGTCGGTGGCAAGGATATTGTGATGACCACGGTGGCCGTGCCCATCAAGGTCAACGGGAAGTTTGTGGGTGTGGTGGGCATTGACCTGCCTTTGGACGGTTTTCAAAGTGTGATCAGCAAGATTCGCCCATACGAAACGGGTTTCGCCTCGTTGATCTCCAACAGTGGGCTCTATGTCGGTGATGTTGATGAAAAAAATGTAGGTAAAGACATGGGAACTTCCGAGCGCGCGGTGATGGTAAAGGCGGCCATCAAAGCCGGGCAAGAGTATGAGGCGCACTACTTCAATGAGCAGCTGCATACCGATGTGACGAGTATTTACGTGCCGGTGCATATCGGTGCACTTAAATCAGTCTGGTCTTTTGCCGCCACAGTGCCCGATGACAAAGCCTTGGCAGGTGTTAAAAAACAGCGCTATGTGGCTGTTCTGCTGGGTCTTTTGAGTGTCATTGCTGTGTCGGTAGGTTTGAATTTCCTGATATCCAGGCTGGTGCTGCGTCCTTTGGGCGGGGAGCCTGCTGATGCTGCAGCCATTGCGGCTCGGGTGGCGCAAGGGAACTTGATCGGTACCATTCAGTTGGGCAACAACGATGCCAGCAGCTTGATGGCACAACTCAAACACATGCAGGACAACCTCGCACGGGTGGTCACGACCGTGCGCCAGGGTTCGCATGGTGTAGCCACTGCCAGTGCTGAAATTGCGCAAGGTAACCAGGACCTCTCGGCCCGCACCGAGAGCCAGGCCAGCGCGTTGGAGCAAACTGCCGCCTCGATGGAGGAGCTCAGCGCCACCGTCAAACAAAATGCGGACAATGCACGCCAGGCCAATGAACTGGCCAAAAGTGCCTCGTCCATTGCGGGTGAAGGCGGGGAAGTCATGGGCCAGGTGATCAACACCATGAAAGGCATTAATGACTCTTCGCGCAAGATAGCCGACATCATTGGCGTCATCGACGGCATCGCTTTTCAGACCAATATCCTGGCCCTTAATGCAGCCGTAGAGGCGGCACGCGCTGGTGAGCAAGGCAGGGGATTTGCGGTGGTGGCGAGTGAAGTTCGCAGCCTGGCTGGGCGCTCGGCCGAGGCCGCCAAAGAGATCAAGAGACTCATCAATGACAGCGAAGCACAGGTTGATCAGGGATCAGCGCTGGTGGATAAGGCTGGAAGCACCATGGTGACGCTGGTAAGTGCCATCAAACGGGTGACCGACATCATGGGTGAAATCAGTGCCGCAAGCAGTGAGCAGGCGCAGGGTGTGGCCCAGGTCGGTGAAGCCGTGACCCAGATGGATCAGGTGACCCAGCAGAATGCGGCCTTGGTAGAGCAAATGGCGGCAGCAGCCAGCAGCTTGCAAAACCAGGCGAATGAGTTGGTGAATTCGATGGCGGTCTTCACCGTCTCGGATGACTCAGGGTCCGGACTCACGGCTTCTGCGCCTGTGCCGGTTCACCTGCTTGGGCGTAATGTGTGA
- the eno gene encoding phosphopyruvate hydratase, producing the protein MSAIVDIVGREILDSRGNPTVECDVLLESGTMGRAAVPSGASTGSREAIELRDGDKSRYLGKGVLKAVEHINTEISEAVLGLDASEQAFLDKTLIDLDGTENKSRLGANAMLAVSMAVARAAAEESGLPLYRYFGGMGGMQLPVPMMNVINGGAHANNSLDLQEFMIIPVGAPSFREALRYGAEVFHALKKIIDEKGMSTAVGDEGGFTPSVENHEAAIQLILQAIDKAGYVAGEHIAIGLDCAASEFYKDGKYHLEGEGLVLDAQQWTDMLATWVDKYPIISIEDGMAEGDWDGWKVLTDRLGKNVQIVGDDLFVTNTKIFKEGIDKGIANSILIKINQIGTLTETFAAIEMAKKAGYTAVISHRSGETEDSTIADIAVGTNAGQIKTGSLSRSDRMAKYNQLLRIEEDLGDVATYPGRAAFYNLR; encoded by the coding sequence ATGAGTGCAATCGTAGACATCGTCGGACGTGAAATCCTCGACTCCCGTGGCAACCCCACGGTGGAATGTGACGTGCTGCTGGAAAGCGGCACCATGGGCCGTGCCGCTGTGCCCTCAGGCGCATCCACCGGCAGCCGTGAAGCCATTGAACTGCGCGACGGCGACAAGAGCCGTTACCTGGGCAAAGGCGTGCTCAAGGCGGTGGAGCACATCAACACCGAAATTTCCGAAGCCGTGCTCGGCCTGGATGCGTCTGAACAAGCCTTTCTGGACAAGACCCTGATTGACCTGGATGGCACCGAAAACAAGAGCCGCCTGGGTGCCAACGCCATGTTGGCCGTGTCCATGGCCGTGGCCCGCGCTGCTGCTGAAGAATCTGGCCTGCCGCTGTACCGCTATTTTGGTGGCATGGGTGGCATGCAATTGCCAGTGCCCATGATGAACGTCATCAACGGTGGTGCCCACGCCAACAACAGCCTGGACTTGCAAGAGTTCATGATCATCCCGGTAGGTGCCCCCAGCTTCCGCGAAGCTCTGCGCTACGGCGCTGAAGTATTCCATGCCCTGAAAAAAATCATCGACGAAAAAGGCATGAGCACCGCCGTGGGTGACGAAGGTGGGTTTACCCCCAGCGTGGAAAACCACGAAGCCGCGATTCAATTGATTCTGCAAGCCATCGACAAAGCCGGTTATGTGGCGGGTGAGCACATTGCCATTGGTCTGGACTGCGCTGCCAGCGAGTTTTACAAAGATGGCAAGTACCACCTGGAAGGTGAAGGCTTGGTGTTGGATGCCCAGCAATGGACGGACATGCTGGCCACCTGGGTTGACAAATACCCCATCATCAGCATCGAAGACGGCATGGCCGAAGGCGACTGGGATGGCTGGAAAGTGTTGACCGACCGACTGGGCAAAAACGTTCAGATCGTTGGTGACGACCTGTTTGTCACCAACACCAAAATCTTCAAGGAAGGTATCGACAAGGGTATTGCCAACTCGATCCTGATCAAGATCAACCAGATCGGCACCCTGACCGAAACCTTTGCCGCCATTGAAATGGCCAAAAAGGCTGGCTACACCGCCGTCATCAGCCACCGCTCGGGCGAAACCGAAGACTCCACCATTGCCGACATTGCCGTGGGTACCAATGCCGGGCAAATCAAAACCGGCTCCCTGAGCCGCTCTGACCGCATGGCCAAGTACAACCAGTTGCTGCGTATTGAAGAAGACTTGGGTGATGTGGCCACCTACCCTGGTCGTGCAGCCTTCTACAACCTGCGTTAA
- the recB gene encoding exodeoxyribonuclease V subunit beta, translating into MNAVLHTLNPLTLPLAGMQLIEASAGTGKTWTLAALYVRLVLGHAPGADTAVLGPGLFPPQILVMTFTEAATAELRERIRERLALSARYFQTGAPELADDFLRTLREQIAPGQWPDCAWRLDMAAQWMDDAAIFTIHGWSSRMLKTHAFDSASLFTQSRVEDSERLKLIAAQDYWRHWFYALDAQTLPALKAIGDTPQALLDKLQALWRSAERAPRADVPDPESPDSLLARWSQWQRRREALEAAARPGWTAEVIQSLQDVAAAKTLSNYRANWLPGWLAQMADWVQGDDIAPDTLARFTLSTLQDKGWAAAASWPVFAQLETLYDHLQTEPDVVTELLAHAAVAVMRAYQAAKAQAAQFDFADLLQNLYRALQAPDGRLASAIRTQYPVALVDEFQDTDPWQFGSLIKIYSGLRNVDKNYEPVLCSNAALPALIMIGDPKQAIYSFRGADLATYLTARDQAQGIYTLPGNYRSTPGVVAAVNQVFGQADAPFGSVPFVPVQACNAKVVPLQVAGNVQTAMTVWHLHYPKPPAKDLFLSDMAAVFATRMVALLQSGAAQPGDMAVLVRDWREAQAIRDALSQRGVRSVYLSERNSVYASCEASDLWRMLRAVVNPGHNRLVRAALATRTWGLSPQALDALFADEAAWDGVVEQFMQWQRVWRMQGFLPMLYRLLHDQGLAARLLQATSQGERSLTNLLHLGELLQAASLELQGEGALIRHLEDQLRRPQTSGEAGQLRLESDAHLVQVVTLHKSKGLEYPLVFLPFVSNYRAESKDSERPDDERLSEDIRLLYVALTRAKQALWLGVAQLKGDVEGKTPSVKSALSALLGRSTPGDLWERLQSWACEHIAVLSAPEPDDARYQPPAEAKTPQAAKLPQRVLERGWWSASFSALTRDLAHGAPTTPLSSERDEHQLDAQVDAALDDTLLASSEAPSPATDLLSTEPPLNDFPTGSRYGTLLHDLLEWQAQHGWPADDAEWQTLLERQSERLSLLPEHSAMLDGWISAVIKQKLPLALVKPAQKAIELRAIHASDMWPEMGFSLPVQALGSQQLDQHISQHIWPQQPRVALERRQLEGMLTGFMDLVLLHEGRYYVLDYKSNRLPDYSAPSLQQAMLAHRYDVQAALYLLALHRLLKSRLPGYNYEQHIGGALYLFLRGVDQPGCGMLHLSAPGGLVEGLDEAFSRGQAGDEMR; encoded by the coding sequence ATGAACGCTGTCCTCCACACCCTCAACCCCCTGACCCTGCCGCTGGCGGGCATGCAATTGATCGAAGCCTCGGCCGGCACCGGCAAGACCTGGACGCTGGCCGCGCTCTATGTGCGGCTGGTGCTGGGCCACGCGCCGGGGGCTGACACTGCCGTCCTTGGGCCAGGCCTGTTCCCGCCGCAGATTCTGGTGATGACCTTCACCGAAGCCGCCACTGCCGAGCTGCGAGAACGCATCCGCGAGCGCCTCGCCCTGTCCGCCCGCTACTTCCAGACCGGCGCACCCGAGCTGGCCGATGACTTTTTGCGCACGTTGCGGGAGCAAATCGCACCCGGGCAATGGCCGGATTGCGCCTGGCGGCTGGACATGGCGGCGCAGTGGATGGACGATGCGGCGATTTTCACCATCCACGGCTGGAGCAGCCGCATGCTCAAAACCCATGCGTTTGACAGCGCCAGCCTGTTCACCCAGAGCCGGGTCGAGGACAGTGAGCGCCTCAAACTCATCGCCGCGCAAGACTACTGGCGGCACTGGTTTTACGCGCTGGATGCACAAACGTTGCCCGCCCTCAAAGCCATCGGCGACACCCCGCAGGCGCTGTTAGACAAGCTCCAGGCCTTGTGGCGCAGCGCCGAGCGGGCTCCCCGCGCCGATGTGCCCGACCCCGAGTCGCCCGATAGCCTGCTGGCGCGCTGGTCACAGTGGCAGCGGCGGCGGGAGGCACTGGAAGCGGCAGCGCGCCCCGGCTGGACGGCAGAGGTCATCCAAAGCCTCCAGGACGTGGCCGCCGCCAAAACGCTCAGCAACTACCGCGCCAATTGGCTACCGGGCTGGCTGGCGCAGATGGCCGACTGGGTGCAGGGGGACGACATTGCCCCCGACACACTGGCACGTTTCACCCTCAGCACGCTGCAAGACAAAGGCTGGGCCGCCGCTGCCAGCTGGCCGGTGTTTGCGCAACTGGAAACTCTGTACGACCACCTGCAAACCGAGCCCGATGTGGTCACCGAGCTGCTGGCCCACGCCGCTGTGGCTGTGATGCGTGCCTACCAGGCTGCCAAGGCCCAGGCCGCGCAGTTTGACTTTGCGGATTTGCTGCAAAACCTCTACCGCGCCCTGCAAGCGCCCGACGGCCGCCTGGCCAGCGCCATCCGCACCCAGTACCCGGTGGCGCTGGTCGACGAGTTTCAGGACACCGATCCCTGGCAGTTTGGTAGTCTCATCAAAATTTATAGCGGCTTGCGCAATGTGGATAAGAACTACGAGCCTGTTTTATGCTCAAACGCAGCCCTGCCAGCCCTGATCATGATCGGCGACCCCAAGCAGGCCATCTACAGCTTTCGCGGGGCCGACCTGGCCACCTACCTCACCGCGCGTGATCAGGCCCAGGGCATCTACACCCTGCCGGGCAATTACCGCTCCACCCCCGGCGTGGTGGCGGCAGTGAACCAGGTGTTTGGCCAGGCCGATGCGCCTTTTGGCAGCGTGCCCTTTGTGCCGGTGCAGGCCTGCAACGCCAAGGTCGTGCCGCTGCAAGTGGCTGGGAACGTGCAGACCGCCATGACGGTGTGGCACTTGCATTACCCCAAGCCGCCCGCCAAAGACCTGTTCCTGTCCGACATGGCCGCCGTGTTTGCCACCCGCATGGTGGCGCTGCTGCAAAGCGGCGCGGCCCAGCCCGGCGACATGGCCGTTCTGGTGCGCGACTGGCGCGAGGCCCAGGCGATTCGGGATGCCCTGTCGCAGCGCGGCGTGCGCAGCGTCTACCTGTCCGAGCGCAACAGCGTCTACGCCAGCTGCGAGGCCAGTGACCTCTGGCGCATGCTGCGTGCGGTGGTCAACCCCGGCCACAACCGGCTGGTACGCGCCGCCCTGGCCACCCGCACCTGGGGCCTGAGCCCACAGGCGCTGGACGCGCTGTTTGCTGATGAAGCGGCGTGGGACGGCGTGGTTGAACAGTTCATGCAATGGCAGCGTGTCTGGCGCATGCAAGGCTTTTTGCCCATGCTCTACCGCCTGTTACACGACCAGGGTCTGGCCGCGCGCTTGCTGCAAGCCACCTCGCAAGGCGAGCGCAGTCTGACCAACCTGCTGCATCTGGGCGAACTGCTGCAAGCCGCCAGCCTAGAGCTGCAAGGCGAGGGCGCATTGATCCGCCACCTGGAAGACCAGTTGCGCCGCCCGCAAACCAGCGGCGAGGCCGGGCAACTGCGGCTGGAAAGTGACGCGCATCTGGTGCAAGTGGTCACGCTGCACAAATCCAAGGGGCTGGAATACCCGCTGGTGTTCCTGCCCTTTGTCTCCAACTACCGCGCAGAAAGTAAAGACAGCGAGCGCCCCGACGACGAGCGTCTGAGCGAAGACATCCGCCTGCTCTACGTCGCCCTGACCCGCGCCAAACAAGCGCTGTGGCTGGGCGTGGCACAGCTCAAGGGCGATGTGGAAGGCAAAACCCCCAGCGTCAAAAGCGCCTTGTCCGCGCTGCTGGGGCGCAGCACGCCGGGCGACTTGTGGGAGCGATTGCAAAGCTGGGCCTGCGAGCACATCGCCGTGCTGAGCGCCCCCGAGCCGGATGATGCGCGTTACCAGCCCCCAGCCGAGGCCAAAACCCCGCAAGCCGCCAAGCTGCCCCAGCGTGTGTTAGAGCGCGGTTGGTGGAGCGCCAGCTTCAGCGCCCTGACACGCGACCTGGCGCATGGCGCACCGACCACGCCGCTGTCGAGCGAGCGCGACGAGCATCAGTTGGATGCCCAAGTCGATGCCGCGCTGGACGACACCTTGCTGGCGTCCTCCGAGGCCCCGTCACCGGCCACCGACCTGCTGAGCACCGAGCCACCGCTGAACGACTTTCCCACTGGCAGCCGCTATGGCACGCTCTTGCACGACTTGCTGGAGTGGCAGGCCCAGCACGGCTGGCCTGCGGATGATGCCGAATGGCAAACCCTGCTGGAGCGTCAATCGGAGCGCCTGAGCCTGTTGCCCGAGCACAGCGCCATGCTGGACGGCTGGATCAGCGCCGTTATCAAGCAAAAATTGCCTCTAGCCCTCGTAAAACCTGCGCAAAAAGCTATTGAATTGAGAGCGATTCACGCCAGCGATATGTGGCCAGAAATGGGCTTCTCGTTGCCCGTGCAAGCCCTGGGCAGCCAGCAGCTGGATCAGCACATCAGCCAGCACATCTGGCCGCAGCAGCCGCGCGTGGCGCTGGAGCGCCGCCAGTTGGAAGGCATGCTGACCGGTTTCATGGACCTAGTGCTGCTGCATGAAGGCCGCTACTACGTGCTCGACTACAAATCCAACCGCCTACCCGACTACAGCGCGCCCAGCCTGCAACAGGCCATGCTGGCACACCGCTACGACGTGCAAGCGGCGCTCTATCTGCTGGCGCTGCACCGCCTGCTCAAAAGCCGCCTGCCGGGTTACAACTACGAGCAACACATCGGCGGTGCGCTCTACCTGTTTCTGCGTGGCGTTGATCAGCCTGGCTGTGGCATGCTACATCTGAGCGCGCCGGGTGGGTTGGTGGAGGGTTTGGATGAGGCGTTTTCGCGCGGGCAAGCAGGAGATGAGATGCGGTGA
- a CDS encoding septum formation initiator family protein codes for MGQRAVPVVLLTLLVILHAQMWFGRGSVSNVAHLRTQLAEQVRQNNQTQLANDQLAAEVRDLKEGLEMIEEKARMELGMIKTDEIYVQIAR; via the coding sequence ATGGGCCAACGCGCTGTTCCCGTCGTTCTGCTCACTCTGCTCGTGATCCTTCACGCGCAGATGTGGTTTGGGCGGGGCAGCGTGTCCAATGTGGCCCATTTGCGAACCCAACTGGCCGAACAAGTCCGGCAAAACAACCAAACCCAACTCGCCAATGATCAATTGGCCGCCGAAGTGCGTGATCTCAAAGAGGGGTTGGAGATGATTGAAGAAAAAGCCCGCATGGAGTTGGGCATGATCAAAACGGACGAGATTTACGTCCAGATTGCCCGCTGA